GTGGGCAAATCTTCGGTCAGTGCTCTTTTGGCCGTTGCCCTTGCCCGCCGGGGTCACCAGGTGGGTATCCTGGACGCGGATATTACCGGCCCCAGCATTCCCAAGCTTTTCGGGGTAATCGACCGGCCGGAACAGTTTAATAAATTTATTTTACCGGCAAGAACAATAACGGGCATCCGAATGATGTCTTTGAACCTTTTACTGCCCCAGGAAGATGACCCGGTAATCTGGCGCGGCCCCATCCTGTCAAGTGCCGTCAAACAATTCTGGACTGACGTGGCCTGGGGTAAGCTGGATTACCTGATCGTGGATATGCCCCCGGGTACCGGAGATGTACCGCTCACGGTTATGCAATCCCTGCCGCTGGACGGATTGCTGGTTGTTTCTTCACCCCAGGATCTGTCCATGATGGTGGTAAAAAAGGCAATAAAAATGGCCCGGCTAATTAACGTACCCATCCTGGGTCTGGTGGAGAATATGAGTTACCTGCCATGCCCCCACTGTGGCGAGAAAGTTCATCTTTTCGGTTCGAGCCGCGTGGGAGAAGCAGCACGGGAAAACAATTTACCGTTGCTGGCTGTCCTTCCTGTAGACCCGAAATTAACGGAGCTGGGTGATGCCGGGCTCATTGAGAACTACAACGGCACATCCATGCAAAACATTGAGCCTCTGGTGGAAACTCTGGAAAAAATATTAGAAAAAAACAATTAAGGAGCGTGAAGGAGCATGAAAATTGCCCTCCCTTACGACCGCGGTCAGGTTAATCAGCATTTCGGCAGGAGCGAAGAATTTGTTATTTTCGAGATGGCCGGCCAGGAAATTAAAAGCCGGGAAACAGTATCCACCGTCACCCTGCAGCATAACCATGAAGGTCTGGCCGAACTGTTTAAAAACAAAGGGGTTGATGTATTAATTCTGGGCGGCGTAGGCCCCCGTGCCATACAAGCGCTGCAGCAATACGGCCTGCAGGTGATCACCGGCGCCAGCGGTAACGTGGAAGAGGTGGCCCGGGCCTTTGCCCGGGGGGAACTGGTCAGCCGGGGGTCCATATGTGACCACGGCCACGGTTACGGTAATCAATGCCACTACGGCCCGGGCTGCCGTTAGCAGTTGGCAAGCTTTTGATGGCTCTAATTTTAAATGCGATTAAATTAAGAGGAGGGCTAATGCCCTCCCAAAACTTTAATAATAATTATTAATAAATGTTAATTATTTTTGGGGGGAGTATCAAATGAGTTTCGATCTGGATAGATTAGCTGCAGAACTCCAGAAAAAAGTATGGTCACAATTCAGCGATGTAGTTATCGATCATGCCAACAATCCCAGGAACATCGGGAGCATTGAAGAAGCAGACGGGTATGCCAGTGTTACCGGCTTATGCGGCGACACGATTCAGATATGGCTGAAGGTAAAAGATGGCAGAATTAGTCAAATTACCTTCTGGACTGACGGCTGCGGCACCACTATTGCCGCCGGTAGTATGGCTACCGAACTGGCCAAGGGCAAGGCTCTACCTGAGGCTTTGCAAATAACACCCCGTGACGTGCTGGATGCTCTGGGGGGATTGCCCGAGGAAAGCGTGCATTGCGCTTTTCTGGCGGCAAACGCCCTGCATGAAGCTATCAAAGATTACCGGAAATCTCAAGCCGGCCATTTCAATGGCGGCCCACAGACCAGATCGGGGGCCGAGGGTAAATAAAGAGGAGGCACCCGGCTGGACTGAATGCTTATTGCCTGTGGCGTCCTTCCAATCCAAGGTACTCTTTGAGCGCTGCTTGAAGTACTTGGGAAAAATTAACTTTTCTTTCTTCGGCCATGTCGTTTAGCCACTTGGGAATGGTCAGAGTTTTTTTAACAGCCTTTTCTTCCATCCTGTCGCGAAATGGTGGCATCCAAACTTCGATAAGCACAATAGCTTGGTTGGGCTCTGCCTTGATTTGGCTAATTTTGCTTGGCTCAGGGATGGCCATGCCCTCCTGTTCCATGCCGTACAGGTGGAGTGCTAATGCTTCTTTGGCCATGTGCAGGGCCTCTTCTTCAGTATCGCCGCAGGTAATGCATCCAGGAAGGTCGGGAAATTCGATTGAAATGCCGTCATCAGCATAATCAAAGATTGCTGGATATATATATCTCTCTTTTACCATTGTTAGATCCCCCTTACGAGGATATAGATTTTTACGCCTCTATCTCCGCTTGCTTAAAGATGCTTTTCACTGTTTTGGCTGGCAGGCTTTTCTTTGGGTGGGGGACGGTAACCAAGGAGTATGTTTTCATTGCCTTCTCCCCTTTGAGCAGATTAGAACACGTATAACTATACGTTTCAATTGGGTGTTGCCTTTTTTACACAATGTTCAACCTGCTTGGGGAAAAGATGGTCAGTATTGGTGGCCAGGAGTGAAAAATTAGCCGCAAAGGGCCATGGTGGATGGCTGGCGGCCCAATGAATAGGGCCCTGAGTCACGCCTACTGGCGGACTCAGGGTCTGCTCAGTCCCGAATGCTATGAAGCAATCAGTCAAGCTTGGCGAACTGCCGGATGCGGGTCCGTATGACCGGTGGCGGTAGAGGACGGGGGTTAGCCGCTCCCTCCTACTCGATTTCTTAAATTAAAACACCTTTTTCCGGGTCAACTCCTCCTGAACGTCAACCAGCGCTTCACCGAAACGCTGGAAGTGCACTACCTCCCTTTCCCGCAAGAAACGCAGGGTATCCTTTACCCCGGGGTCATCGGTCAAGCGGATCAAATGCTCATAGGTAGTCCGGGCCTTTTGTTCTGCCGCCATGTTTTCATGCAGGTCGGTGACCGGGTCTCCCGTGGCCTGAATATAGGCGGCCGTCCAGGGGACCCCGCTGGCATCCACCGGGTAGACCGCCCGGTCGTGTTCGGCAAAATAGGCTCCCAGATCTTCCCGGCGCAACTGCTCCGGGGTGGCACCCTTCAATAAACGGTAGATCATGGTACCTACAATTTCCCAGTGGGCCAGCTCTTCGGTGCCAATGTCCGTGAGCAGGCCTCGAGCTTTATTTGTAGGCATGGTGTAGCGCTGGGTCAAATAGCGTACGGCAGCAGATAATTCTGAATCCGGCCCGCCGTACTGGGCCATTAAATATTTGGCCATGCGCAGGTCGGTCTTATAGACCCTTACCGGATATTCCAGCTTTTTTTCGTAAATCCACATCCTCTCCAGTCCTTTCTTAAAATTGAATTTCCCAGGGCCAGGGATCTTCAATCCAGCGCCAGGGATATTCGCTGGGCGAAAAGCCATAAGATACCAGCGGCCCGTACATGCGCTCGTACTGGGCCTTCAACTGGTTCAAGCGCTCGGTAACCAGGTTGTAATCATTTAAAGGCTCCTGTTCAGTGGGATGGGTGTCCAGGTAAAGGGTCAACTCTATGGCCGCGAATTCCAGGGCCATAATATCATGCAGCAATTGCAATCGCCTCGAATCCACTTATTTTCCTCCTTTCCAGGGGGGAGTTACATTTTAATAGGGGTAGGGGCTGTAAAGTTCCGGGAAAAGGGTCCCTTTTTCCAGAGCCTCCGCCGGACTGTAAGTTCTGCCGTAACGCTGGGGGGGTACATAGGCCTGCGCCAGACGTAGTGGGGGGTAAAAGGCAGTGGTATGGGCGACCGGGGAAGGGTCTGCAGCGGTTGCTTTTACTTCCTGCCCGGGCGTTTTTTCGGGAGTGGTCATTCCAATAAGCCTCCTCCAATAAATAACATTATATGGCTGTTCTTACAGATAAAGTATGATGGGCCAGCATATAATGACACCGCAAAAAGTGTAATCCTTGAGTTTCCTGCCCAAATGATGAGCGCTGACAAAAAACCCCCGGCGGGTGGCGCCGGGCTTCTTTCATTCCGCAATGCCGGCCAGTTTTTTGGCCGGCTTATTCTTTTTCCGGACCGGTGAAGGCGTACAGGGCCATCTTCTGGCCCTGGGATGCGTTATTTGTCAGAAACTAGATCCCCCCGGGGCTTATAAATTTTATAGGGATTGTAAACCTTAAGTGACAGCCGGCAAAATTACCGGACCCGACATCAGTTGCCGAGGTGGGGACCCGTGTTGCATCCTGCGCCGCAAAGTTTTAGCCGTTTTCTGGTCATGGTGGTTATTTTTTGTCTGTTTTATCGGGTGGCGGCTCCGTTAGGGGCAGCCCCTTCCAGTAACGTCCTGGCCGGACGTGTGATCGTGATTGATCCCGGCCATGGCGGGGACGACCCCGGGACGGTGGGGTGTCACGGTATTGTGGAAAAGGATGTGGCCATGGAGGTCAGCCGGCGGGTGGCGGGCGTTTTCCGGCAGGCCGGGGCCCGGGTGGTGCTGACCAGGGATGGAGACCGGGAACCGGCGGGTCCCGGGGGAAGCGGTGGGGAAAGGATAGAAGCCCACGACCTGGCCCGCCGGGTGGAGCTGGCCAACAAATGCGGTGCCCATCTTTTCCTGAGCATCCACTTAAATCATTTTTCCGAGCCCGATGAATACGGGGCACAGGTATTTTACCAGACCGGTTCCCGGGAAAGCCGGAAACTGGCTGAAGCCATCCAGGCGGAGCTGAACAAGAACCTGGTGGATTCGGGGCGCCAGGCTTTGGCCGGTGACTTTTACGTCTGCCGCAATTCCCGCATGCCGGCGGTAATAGTGGAAGTGGGGTTTTTAAGCCACGAACAAGAATCCCGGCAGCTAACCGCTCCCGCCTATCAGGAACGGGCTGCCCGGGCCATCCTCCAGGGTGTGGTCAATTACTTTCAGGGCGACAAGGGGGAGGTGAAACAGCATGGTTAACATTACCCGCCTGGTGGCTTTCTTGCTCGCTTTAAGCCTGGCCGCCGGCCCCGCTGCCGCAAGCAGTAGTGTGCCGGTGACCGGGGGACTTTCCAATCAACCGGTAAAGAATATTGATTACTCACCTTTAAAAAAGCAAATGGAAAAATTTGTGCGCGGGAAAAAGTCCACCTTTGCCATTTACTTTGAGGATCTGGCCTCCGGCACCAGTTTCGGCATTAATGCCGACAAACCAATGGTGGCAGCCAGCACGGTCAAGCTGCCCATGGCTCTGTATATAAACCAACTGGTGGTACAGGGTAAAATGCACTGGTACGACCGGGTGAGTTACCGCAAGGCTACGGATTACGAAGACGGTTCTGGAGTGCTGCGTTACGAAGCCAGGGACGGAGATACCTTTTCCCTGCGCTTGCTGACCAATCTGGCCATCACCATCAGTGATAACGTGGCCTACCGCATGCTGGCCAGGCACGTGGGCCGGCCGAATTTTTATGCCTATATGAAGGGGCTGGGTGGCCGTACAGTCTATCCGGGAGGGAAAAATTTGACCACTGCCCGGGACCTGGCCACCTATGTCAGGGCCACCCTGGATTTCGCCCGGCGCCATCCGCAGGAAGGCCAGCGCCTGCTGGACGATCTGGCCCACCCGTCTTTTCATATCGGCTTACCGGGGTTGCTTCCGCACCAGGTCATGGTGGCCCATAAGGAAGGGGATCTGGAGGGGATAGCCAACGACTGCGGGGTGGTTTTTAGCCGGCGGCCTTACATCCTGGTGGTTCTGTCCGGTGGAGTGAGGGATACCCGGGAGGGTTTTGCCGACATCGCCCGGTTAAGCAAGATGGCTTACGATTTTCAGGAATCTCTCCCGGCGGCTGAAATATTCCCGGTATACCAATCACCGGTAAATGTTTCAGTAAAACCGCTCCCACCGGCACCATGGCGGGGTCACTGAACATTTACAATCACCGAAATAAGGGTAAGGAGGTTTGACTAAATGTTCGCCCGGAAAATCCTCAGTACCTTGTTGATTTGTTTATTTACCCTGGCCTGTGCCTTACCGGCCTGGGCGGTGAAAGAGAAGGAGGAAGGCACCAGCGGCGGGCTGGATACTACCGCCGAATCAGCGGTGCTCATGGAAGCCCATACGGGCAAGGTTTTATGGGCCAAAAATCCCGATAAGGAATTACCCATGGCCAGTGTGACCAAAATCATGACCCTTCTTTTAGCCGTGGAAGCCGTGGAACAGGGCAGGGTCAGTTTGAAGGACCGGGTGGTGGCCAGTGAAAACGCGTGGGAGATGGGCGGCTCCCAGATTTACCTTGAACCCGGGGAAGAATTCAGTTTCGAGGAAATGCTCATTGCCGTGGCCGTAGGATCGGCCAATGATGCCAGCGTGGCCGTGGCCGAGCACATCCTGGGGAGCGAAGAGGCTTTTGTGGAGGCCATGAACCGGCGGGCCAGGCAACTGGGCTTAACACACACCCACTTTGTCAACTGCACAGGCCTGCCGGCCAGGGGCCATTACACTTCGGCTTACGATATGGCGGTTATTTTGCGGGAATGTTTGAAATATCCCCTTTTCCGCCGCATCTCCTCCATCTACGAATATGATTTGCGGGGCGGGAAGTTCAAGCTGTGGAATACCAACAAGCTGCTCAAGTGGTACGAGGGCGTGGATGCTGGTAAGACGGGCTGGACCAACGAGGCCAAATATTGCCTGGCTTCTTCGGCGGAACGGGACGGCCTGCGGTTGATTGTGGTAGTCCTGGGTACACCCGAACCAAAGAGCCATTTCCGGGAATCCATCAAGCTTTACAAGTATGGCTTTGCCCGTTACAAGGCGGTAAACATCTACCCGGCGGGTGCTAAAGTAAAATCCCTGCCGGTAAGCAAGGGCGTGGTGGACAAGCTGGATGTGGTGGCAAAAGACCGGGTTACCGTGGTAGCACCAAAAGGGGAGGACCGGGGATTCACCACCCACCTGGAACTGCCCTCCCACGTAACCGCTCCCGTGACCCGGAGGCAGCAGCTTGGCTTCTGTGTAGTGAAAAAGGACGGGCAGGAAGTGCTACGGGTGCCTCTGGTGGCCCGGTATGAAGTTAAAAAGGCCAACTTGCTGCAGCAGATCA
This portion of the Desulfofundulus luciae genome encodes:
- a CDS encoding type II toxin-antitoxin system HicA family toxin — its product is MKTYSLVTVPHPKKSLPAKTVKSIFKQAEIEA
- a CDS encoding spore coat associated protein CotJA → MTTPEKTPGQEVKATAADPSPVAHTTAFYPPLRLAQAYVPPQRYGRTYSPAEALEKGTLFPELYSPYPY
- a CDS encoding N-acetylmuramoyl-L-alanine amidase family protein is translated as MPRWGPVLHPAPQSFSRFLVMVVIFCLFYRVAAPLGAAPSSNVLAGRVIVIDPGHGGDDPGTVGCHGIVEKDVAMEVSRRVAGVFRQAGARVVLTRDGDREPAGPGGSGGERIEAHDLARRVELANKCGAHLFLSIHLNHFSEPDEYGAQVFYQTGSRESRKLAEAIQAELNKNLVDSGRQALAGDFYVCRNSRMPAVIVEVGFLSHEQESRQLTAPAYQERAARAILQGVVNYFQGDKGEVKQHG
- a CDS encoding serine hydrolase: MVNITRLVAFLLALSLAAGPAAASSSVPVTGGLSNQPVKNIDYSPLKKQMEKFVRGKKSTFAIYFEDLASGTSFGINADKPMVAASTVKLPMALYINQLVVQGKMHWYDRVSYRKATDYEDGSGVLRYEARDGDTFSLRLLTNLAITISDNVAYRMLARHVGRPNFYAYMKGLGGRTVYPGGKNLTTARDLATYVRATLDFARRHPQEGQRLLDDLAHPSFHIGLPGLLPHQVMVAHKEGDLEGIANDCGVVFSRRPYILVVLSGGVRDTREGFADIARLSKMAYDFQESLPAAEIFPVYQSPVNVSVKPLPPAPWRGH
- a CDS encoding type II toxin-antitoxin system HicB family antitoxin encodes the protein MVKERYIYPAIFDYADDGISIEFPDLPGCITCGDTEEEALHMAKEALALHLYGMEQEGMAIPEPSKISQIKAEPNQAIVLIEVWMPPFRDRMEEKAVKKTLTIPKWLNDMAEERKVNFSQVLQAALKEYLGLEGRHRQ
- a CDS encoding D-alanyl-D-alanine carboxypeptidase family protein; this encodes MFARKILSTLLICLFTLACALPAWAVKEKEEGTSGGLDTTAESAVLMEAHTGKVLWAKNPDKELPMASVTKIMTLLLAVEAVEQGRVSLKDRVVASENAWEMGGSQIYLEPGEEFSFEEMLIAVAVGSANDASVAVAEHILGSEEAFVEAMNRRARQLGLTHTHFVNCTGLPARGHYTSAYDMAVILRECLKYPLFRRISSIYEYDLRGGKFKLWNTNKLLKWYEGVDAGKTGWTNEAKYCLASSAERDGLRLIVVVLGTPEPKSHFRESIKLYKYGFARYKAVNIYPAGAKVKSLPVSKGVVDKLDVVAKDRVTVVAPKGEDRGFTTHLELPSHVTAPVTRRQQLGFCVVKKDGQEVLRVPLVARYEVKKANLLQQIKKVFTRLHSVR
- a CDS encoding spore coat protein CotJB, with the translated sequence MDSRRLQLLHDIMALEFAAIELTLYLDTHPTEQEPLNDYNLVTERLNQLKAQYERMYGPLVSYGFSPSEYPWRWIEDPWPWEIQF
- a CDS encoding manganese catalase family protein, which produces MWIYEKKLEYPVRVYKTDLRMAKYLMAQYGGPDSELSAAVRYLTQRYTMPTNKARGLLTDIGTEELAHWEIVGTMIYRLLKGATPEQLRREDLGAYFAEHDRAVYPVDASGVPWTAAYIQATGDPVTDLHENMAAEQKARTTYEHLIRLTDDPGVKDTLRFLREREVVHFQRFGEALVDVQEELTRKKVF
- a CDS encoding NifB/NifX family molybdenum-iron cluster-binding protein translates to MKIALPYDRGQVNQHFGRSEEFVIFEMAGQEIKSRETVSTVTLQHNHEGLAELFKNKGVDVLILGGVGPRAIQALQQYGLQVITGASGNVEEVARAFARGELVSRGSICDHGHGYGNQCHYGPGCR
- a CDS encoding iron-sulfur cluster assembly scaffold protein, encoding MSFDLDRLAAELQKKVWSQFSDVVIDHANNPRNIGSIEEADGYASVTGLCGDTIQIWLKVKDGRISQITFWTDGCGTTIAAGSMATELAKGKALPEALQITPRDVLDALGGLPEESVHCAFLAANALHEAIKDYRKSQAGHFNGGPQTRSGAEGK
- a CDS encoding Mrp/NBP35 family ATP-binding protein, with protein sequence MTQDQAKCSTCKDKNTEQCNPEKCSEPAVLPLNEASDIKRVVAVMSGKGGVGKSSVSALLAVALARRGHQVGILDADITGPSIPKLFGVIDRPEQFNKFILPARTITGIRMMSLNLLLPQEDDPVIWRGPILSSAVKQFWTDVAWGKLDYLIVDMPPGTGDVPLTVMQSLPLDGLLVVSSPQDLSMMVVKKAIKMARLINVPILGLVENMSYLPCPHCGEKVHLFGSSRVGEAARENNLPLLAVLPVDPKLTELGDAGLIENYNGTSMQNIEPLVETLEKILEKNN